One stretch of Candidatus Methylomirabilis sp. DNA includes these proteins:
- a CDS encoding D-glycerate dehydrogenase, translating into MRPKVLVTRKIFDESLAIVAKHCDVESNQRDIPFTPKQLLQKLKGKDGLICLLTDVISDEVLAKNPQLKIVSNVAVGYNNIDVKAATRRRVMVTNTPGVLDDTTADFTWCLILATARGLIEADRTFRSGKWKGWGVMQFLGRDVHRKTLGICGLGRIGKGVARRARGFDMRVLYTDVVRAPEAVERELGVTFVEKKTLLQESDIVTLHVPLFAETTHYIGAPELKLMKKSAILINASRGPVVDEKALVQALKEGWIAGAGLDVYEKEPKPAPGLTRLPNTVLAPHIASASIETRRKMSDMAATNCVAGLTGQRPPNLVNAEVWGQR; encoded by the coding sequence GTGAGACCGAAGGTCCTCGTGACGCGGAAGATCTTCGACGAATCCCTCGCGATCGTTGCGAAGCACTGCGACGTGGAGAGCAACCAGCGGGACATCCCCTTCACCCCCAAGCAGCTCCTGCAGAAGCTCAAGGGCAAGGACGGCCTCATCTGCCTGCTGACCGACGTCATCTCCGACGAGGTCCTCGCCAAGAACCCGCAACTGAAGATCGTCTCGAACGTGGCTGTCGGCTACAACAACATTGACGTGAAGGCAGCGACCAGGCGGCGCGTGATGGTCACCAACACCCCGGGCGTCCTGGACGACACGACGGCGGACTTCACCTGGTGCCTCATCCTGGCCACGGCCCGGGGCCTCATCGAAGCCGATCGGACCTTCCGCTCTGGGAAATGGAAGGGCTGGGGGGTGATGCAGTTCCTGGGGCGCGATGTCCACCGCAAGACCCTGGGGATCTGCGGGCTGGGGCGGATCGGCAAGGGCGTGGCGCGGCGAGCCCGGGGGTTCGACATGCGGGTCCTGTACACCGACGTCGTGCGCGCCCCCGAGGCGGTCGAGCGCGAGCTGGGGGTCACCTTCGTGGAGAAGAAGACCCTCCTGCAGGAATCGGACATCGTGACCCTGCATGTCCCCCTCTTCGCGGAGACCACCCACTACATCGGCGCCCCGGAGCTCAAGCTCATGAAGAAGAGCGCGATCCTCATCAATGCCTCGCGCGGGCCCGTGGTGGACGAGAAGGCGCTCGTGCAGGCGCTGAAGGAGGGCTGGATCGCGGGAGCCGGCCTGGACGTGTACGAGAAGGAGCCCAAGCCGGCCCCGGGCCTGACCAGGCTCCCGAACACGGTCCTGGCCCCCCACATCGCCAGCGCCTCCATCGAGACCCGCCGGAAGATGTCCGACATGGCCGCCACGAACTGCGTGGCCGGGCTCACGGGCCAGCGCCCGCCGAACCTGGTGAACGCCGAGGTTTGGGGGCAGCGGTAG
- a CDS encoding 2-hydroxy-3-oxopropionate reductase, translating into MAQRIGFIGLGIMGKPMAKNLLKAGYALTVHSRSRGPVEEVVRAGAKAASSPREVAAATEVVITMLPNSPDVEQVVLGENGVLAGANPGTILADMSTISPIVSQRLAKEAAKRGVQMLDAPVSGGEKGAIEGTLSIMVGGEKATLEKVTPIFKAMGRTITHLGPVGAGGFVKCANQIIVALNLTAIGEALVLGAKAGVDPELMIQALMGGMAASRCLEMKGPNILKGNFQPGFKIDLHFKDLGLIMETGRALGVPLPVTALVQEMFNALRVKGRGSLDHSAVITLLEDLAGVQARKS; encoded by the coding sequence ATGGCACAGCGGATCGGCTTCATCGGCCTCGGCATCATGGGCAAGCCGATGGCCAAGAACCTCCTGAAGGCCGGCTACGCCCTCACCGTCCACAGCCGCAGCCGCGGCCCGGTGGAGGAGGTAGTCAGGGCCGGCGCGAAGGCCGCCTCTTCCCCGCGCGAGGTGGCGGCGGCCACCGAGGTGGTCATCACCATGCTCCCCAACTCTCCCGACGTGGAGCAGGTGGTCCTGGGTGAGAACGGGGTGCTCGCCGGGGCGAACCCCGGCACGATCCTCGCCGACATGAGCACCATCTCCCCCATCGTCTCCCAGCGCCTCGCCAAGGAGGCGGCGAAGCGGGGAGTTCAGATGTTGGATGCTCCGGTGAGCGGGGGCGAGAAGGGGGCCATCGAGGGGACCCTCTCCATCATGGTGGGAGGGGAGAAGGCGACCCTGGAGAAGGTGACGCCCATCTTCAAGGCGATGGGGCGGACCATCACCCACCTCGGGCCGGTCGGGGCCGGCGGGTTCGTGAAGTGCGCGAATCAAATCATCGTGGCGCTGAACCTGACGGCGATCGGGGAGGCGCTGGTGCTCGGAGCAAAGGCCGGGGTGGATCCCGAACTCATGATCCAGGCCCTGATGGGCGGCATGGCCGCGAGCCGATGCCTGGAGATGAAGGGCCCCAACATCCTCAAGGGCAACTTCCAGCCCGGCTTCAAGATTGATCTCCACTTCAAGGATCTGGGCCTCATCATGGAGACCGGCCGCGCCCTCGGCGTGCCGTTGCCCGTCACGGCCCTCGTCCAGGAGATGTTCAACGCGCTGCGCGTGAAGGGCCGCGGCTCCCTCGACCACTCCGCCGTCATCACGCTCCTCGAGGACCTCGCCGGCGTGCAGGCCCGCAAAAGCTAG